One part of the Streptomyces ferrugineus genome encodes these proteins:
- a CDS encoding thiamine pyrophosphate-dependent enzyme yields MSAARQVKFYQVGSFAAGNRLLGPELQSDQSDPARANALTSGHRACQGCGEALGARYVLDAAQRAAGGKVIAVNATGCLEVFSTPYPETSWQLPWLHSLFGNAPAVAAGVAAALRAKGRTDVRVVGQGGDGGSVDIGFGCLSGMFERGDDVLYVCYDNEAYMNTGVQRSGATPPAARTATTQAVGEEPGAAFGQGKSLPLIAMAHEIPYVATATVAGLRDLEAKVHRAMGMRGARYLHVLVPCPLGWGTASCDTVRIARLAERSGLFPVFEAVDGEVTDVTPIRRRVPVEEYLRPQKRYRHLFEPEVRSDVVSRIQRAADRNIARFGLLAEEAVP; encoded by the coding sequence ATGAGTGCCGCGCGGCAGGTCAAGTTCTACCAGGTGGGCAGCTTCGCCGCCGGAAACCGGCTGCTGGGCCCGGAGCTGCAGTCGGACCAGTCCGACCCGGCGCGGGCCAACGCGCTCACGTCCGGGCACCGCGCCTGCCAGGGCTGCGGTGAGGCGCTCGGCGCCCGCTACGTCCTGGACGCGGCACAGCGGGCGGCCGGCGGCAAGGTCATCGCGGTCAACGCGACGGGCTGCCTGGAGGTGTTCTCCACGCCGTACCCGGAGACGTCGTGGCAACTGCCGTGGCTGCACTCCCTGTTCGGCAACGCGCCCGCCGTCGCCGCCGGGGTCGCGGCGGCGCTGCGGGCCAAGGGACGCACGGACGTCCGGGTCGTGGGGCAGGGCGGGGACGGCGGGTCGGTGGACATCGGCTTCGGCTGTCTGTCGGGCATGTTCGAGCGCGGCGACGACGTCCTGTACGTCTGCTACGACAACGAGGCGTACATGAACACCGGCGTCCAGCGCTCCGGCGCCACTCCCCCGGCGGCCCGCACGGCCACCACCCAGGCGGTCGGCGAGGAGCCCGGCGCGGCCTTCGGGCAGGGCAAGAGCCTGCCGCTGATCGCCATGGCCCACGAGATCCCGTACGTCGCCACGGCCACCGTCGCCGGACTGCGCGACCTGGAGGCCAAGGTGCACCGGGCGATGGGGATGCGCGGGGCCCGCTATCTGCACGTCCTGGTGCCCTGTCCGCTGGGTTGGGGCACGGCGTCCTGCGACACGGTGCGGATCGCGCGGCTCGCCGAACGCAGCGGTCTGTTCCCGGTGTTCGAGGCGGTCGACGGCGAGGTCACCGACGTGACGCCGATCCGGCGCCGGGTTCCGGTGGAGGAGTACCTGCGGCCGCAGAAGCGGTACCGGCACCTGTTCGAGCCCGAGGTCCGCTCGGACGTCGTCTCCCGCATCCAGCGGGCCGCCGACCGGAACATCGCCCGCTTCGGGCTGCTGGCCGAGGAGGCTGTGCCGTGA
- a CDS encoding HAD family hydrolase, giving the protein MESPPTPTASANALAPVLRHIRAVVFDTDGVITDSARVHAAAWKEAFDGFLGAHPPADADQRRPFDVGEDYLRYVDGRSRLDGAAAFLAARGVEASAERVRAVAAEKERLFMERLRADGVDAYRGTVRLVRVLRGVGVGVAAASASRHAGELLSRAGVRDLFDVLVDGGEAARLGLAGKPEPDLFLEAVSRLGVSAEGAVVVEDALAGVEAGRRGGFALVVGVDRGGTRDSGERLRRHGADIVVRDLAELLA; this is encoded by the coding sequence ATGGAGAGCCCGCCTACCCCGACGGCGTCCGCGAACGCACTCGCACCCGTGTTACGGCACATCCGTGCCGTCGTGTTCGACACCGATGGTGTGATCACTGATTCGGCTCGGGTGCATGCGGCTGCCTGGAAGGAGGCCTTCGACGGCTTCCTGGGGGCGCATCCGCCGGCGGATGCGGATCAGCGGCGTCCTTTTGATGTGGGGGAGGACTATCTGCGGTATGTGGATGGCAGGTCCCGTCTGGACGGTGCGGCGGCTTTTCTTGCCGCGCGGGGTGTGGAGGCGTCGGCGGAGAGGGTGCGTGCGGTGGCTGCCGAGAAGGAGCGGCTGTTTATGGAGCGGCTGCGTGCGGACGGTGTTGATGCGTATCGGGGGACGGTCCGGTTGGTGCGGGTGTTGCGTGGGGTGGGGGTGGGGGTGGCTGCGGCTTCGGCGTCTCGGCATGCGGGGGAGTTGTTGAGCCGGGCTGGGGTGCGGGACTTGTTCGACGTGCTGGTGGACGGGGGTGAGGCGGCTCGGCTGGGTCTTGCGGGTAAGCCGGAGCCGGATCTGTTTTTGGAGGCCGTGTCCCGGCTGGGTGTGTCTGCCGAGGGGGCTGTCGTGGTGGAGGACGCGCTGGCGGGGGTGGAGGCGGGGCGCAGGGGTGGGTTCGCTCTGGTGGTCGGGGTCGACCGGGGTGGCACCCGGGACTCGGGGGAGAGGCTGCGGCGGCACGGCGCCGACATCGTCGTACGGGACCTGGCGGAACTGCTGGCGTGA
- a CDS encoding NAD(P)-binding protein, with translation MKEKPFAITLDVGSSLANRTGAWRTERPEYVHRLPPCNQACPAGENIQQWLFHAESGDYESAWRQLMRDNPLPAVMGRVCYHPCETACNRVQVDNAVGINAVERFLGDEAIRRGWRVDAAPVSSGKHVLVVGSGPAGLSAAYHLRLLGHEVTIREAQERPGGMMRYGIPRYRLPREVLDAEIDRVLALGVVLETGTRVDDVLAAQRDGGFDAVFLAVGAGIGRRTYIPAGDSAHILDAVGLLGGMEGQGPPLLGRTVAVYGGGNTAMDAARTARRLGATDAVVVYRRTRDRMPAHDEEVEEALEEGVRMKWLSTIKHADGDRLTIERMRLDETGFPRPTGEFEELDADTVVLALGQDSDLSLLKGVPELAVDHGVVRVSEGLMTGHRGIFAGGDMVPAERTVTVAVGHGKRAARHIDAYLRGTSYEAGAKHAPAGFDRLNTWYYSDAPASVRHRLELARRVSTFDEVVQGLDESTALFEARRCMSCGNCFECDNCYGVCPDNAITKLGPGKGFTIDLDFCKGCGLCVAECPSGAIEMVPEE, from the coding sequence GTGAAGGAGAAGCCGTTCGCGATCACCCTGGACGTGGGCTCCAGCCTGGCCAACCGGACCGGCGCCTGGCGCACCGAGCGCCCCGAGTACGTCCACCGGCTCCCGCCGTGCAACCAGGCCTGCCCGGCCGGCGAGAACATCCAGCAGTGGCTGTTCCACGCGGAGAGCGGCGACTACGAGTCCGCCTGGCGGCAGTTGATGCGGGACAACCCGCTGCCCGCCGTCATGGGCCGGGTCTGCTACCACCCGTGCGAGACGGCCTGCAACCGGGTGCAGGTCGACAACGCCGTCGGCATCAACGCCGTCGAGCGCTTCCTGGGCGACGAGGCGATCAGGCGCGGCTGGCGGGTGGACGCTGCGCCGGTGTCCTCCGGGAAGCACGTACTGGTCGTCGGCAGCGGCCCCGCCGGACTGTCGGCGGCGTATCATCTCCGGCTCCTCGGCCACGAGGTGACGATCCGCGAGGCACAGGAGCGCCCGGGCGGCATGATGCGCTACGGCATCCCGCGCTACCGCCTGCCGCGCGAGGTCCTGGACGCGGAGATCGACCGCGTTCTCGCGCTCGGCGTCGTCCTGGAGACCGGCACCCGCGTCGACGACGTGCTCGCCGCGCAGCGCGACGGCGGCTTCGACGCCGTGTTCCTGGCCGTGGGCGCGGGCATCGGCCGGCGTACGTACATCCCCGCGGGCGACAGCGCGCACATCCTCGACGCGGTGGGGCTGCTGGGCGGCATGGAGGGCCAGGGTCCGCCGCTGCTGGGCCGTACGGTCGCCGTCTACGGCGGCGGCAACACGGCCATGGACGCGGCCCGTACCGCGCGCAGGCTGGGCGCGACCGACGCCGTGGTGGTCTACCGGCGCACCCGGGACCGGATGCCGGCACACGACGAGGAGGTCGAGGAGGCCCTGGAGGAGGGCGTGCGGATGAAGTGGCTGTCCACCATCAAGCACGCCGACGGCGACCGTCTCACGATCGAGCGGATGCGGCTCGACGAGACGGGGTTCCCGCGGCCCACGGGCGAGTTCGAGGAACTGGACGCCGACACGGTGGTGCTGGCGCTGGGCCAGGACTCCGACCTGTCGCTGCTGAAGGGCGTGCCCGAGCTGGCCGTGGACCACGGCGTGGTGCGGGTCTCCGAGGGCCTGATGACCGGCCACCGGGGCATCTTCGCCGGTGGCGACATGGTGCCCGCCGAGCGCACGGTCACGGTGGCCGTGGGGCACGGGAAGAGGGCGGCGCGGCACATCGACGCGTATCTGCGCGGGACTTCGTACGAGGCGGGCGCCAAGCACGCTCCGGCCGGCTTCGACCGCCTCAACACCTGGTACTACTCGGACGCCCCCGCCTCGGTGCGGCACCGGCTCGAACTGGCCCGCCGTGTCTCGACGTTCGACGAGGTGGTGCAGGGACTGGACGAGTCCACGGCCCTGTTCGAGGCCCGGCGCTGCATGTCGTGCGGGAACTGCTTCGAGTGCGACAACTGCTACGGCGTCTGCCCGGACAACGCGATCACCAAGCTGGGGCCCGGGAAGGGATTCACGATCGACCTGGACTTCTGCAAGGGGTGCGGGCTGTGCGTCGCCGAGTGCCCGTCCGGTGCGATCGAGATGGTGCCGGAGGAGTGA
- the porA gene encoding pyruvate ferredoxin oxidoreductase, with amino-acid sequence MLKQTEGSRAVAETVAYCRPEVIAAYPISPQTHIVEELSRLVKSGALKPCEYVNVESEFAAMSLCIGASAAGARAYTATASQGLLYMVEALYNASGLGLPIVMTVANRAIGAPINIWNDHSDAMSQRDSGWIQLYARDNQEAADLHPQAFRLAEELSLPVMVCMDGFVLTHAWERIEVPERAQVDAFLPAYEPRQVLDPAEPVSIGAMVGPEAFTEVRYLAHAKQMQALEAIPRVAEEFRAVFGRACGGLVQPYACEDAETIVVALGSVLGTICDVVDEMRERGVRIGALGITSFRPFPLDAVRAVLGRARQVVVLERAFAVGIGGIVSANVRTALSGIHLDGRTVVAGLGGRAITKASLHRLFDDAMAGRLDPLTFLDLDTELVERELARMARTRRSGPSAENILRDVGSDR; translated from the coding sequence ATGCTCAAACAGACTGAGGGCTCGCGTGCGGTCGCCGAGACCGTCGCGTACTGCCGTCCCGAAGTGATCGCCGCCTACCCGATCTCCCCGCAGACGCACATCGTCGAGGAGCTCAGCCGGCTGGTGAAGTCCGGTGCGCTCAAGCCCTGCGAGTACGTCAACGTCGAGTCGGAGTTCGCCGCGATGTCCCTGTGCATCGGGGCGTCCGCGGCCGGCGCCCGTGCCTACACGGCCACCGCGAGCCAAGGCCTGCTGTACATGGTGGAGGCCCTCTACAACGCCTCCGGCCTGGGCCTGCCCATCGTGATGACGGTCGCCAACCGGGCGATCGGCGCGCCCATCAACATCTGGAACGACCACAGCGACGCCATGTCCCAGCGCGACTCGGGCTGGATCCAGCTGTACGCGCGCGACAACCAGGAGGCCGCCGATCTGCATCCGCAGGCGTTCCGGCTGGCCGAGGAGCTGTCGCTGCCGGTGATGGTGTGCATGGACGGCTTCGTGCTGACGCACGCCTGGGAGCGCATCGAGGTGCCGGAGCGGGCACAGGTCGACGCGTTCCTGCCGGCGTACGAGCCACGCCAGGTCCTGGACCCCGCGGAGCCGGTGTCGATCGGCGCCATGGTCGGTCCGGAGGCCTTCACCGAGGTGCGCTATCTGGCGCACGCCAAGCAGATGCAGGCACTGGAGGCGATCCCGCGGGTCGCCGAGGAGTTCCGGGCGGTCTTCGGACGCGCCTGCGGCGGGCTGGTCCAGCCGTACGCCTGTGAGGACGCCGAGACGATCGTCGTGGCGCTCGGTTCGGTGCTTGGCACGATCTGCGACGTCGTCGACGAGATGCGCGAGCGCGGGGTGCGGATCGGGGCGCTGGGCATCACGTCGTTCCGCCCGTTCCCGCTGGACGCGGTGCGGGCCGTGCTCGGCAGGGCCCGCCAAGTGGTCGTGCTGGAGCGGGCGTTCGCCGTCGGCATCGGCGGGATCGTGTCCGCGAACGTACGCACGGCGCTGTCCGGGATCCACCTCGACGGCCGCACCGTGGTCGCGGGGCTCGGCGGGCGGGCGATCACCAAGGCGTCGCTGCACCGGCTGTTCGACGACGCGATGGCCGGACGCCTCGACCCGCTGACCTTCCTGGATCTCGACACCGAACTGGTGGAGCGGGAGCTGGCGCGGATGGCACGCACCCGCAGGTCCGGGCCGTCGGCCGAGAACATCCTGCGCGATGTGGGGAGCGACCGATGA
- a CDS encoding CBS domain-containing protein: protein MNGTPSFVSDVMTRTVVAVRRGATFKDIAKAMDRWNVSALPVVDDENKVIGVVSEADLLRKEEFRESDPGPSVPPTELAALTKADARTAEQLMTTPAVTAGEHDTLARAARSMAHRGVKRLPVVDGGGVLKGIVSRSDLLKGFLRDDESIAEEVRHEVVARLFPEAEDAIRVEVHEGVVRITGRVRDTTVVPLVTWLTRAVEGVVGVDCELLGPPRRPVLDPDPLDDTALIRPPGVVEPR from the coding sequence ATGAACGGCACCCCGAGCTTCGTGAGCGACGTGATGACCCGCACCGTCGTGGCCGTCCGGCGCGGAGCGACCTTCAAGGACATCGCCAAGGCCATGGACCGGTGGAACGTCAGCGCCCTGCCGGTCGTGGACGACGAGAACAAGGTCATCGGCGTCGTCTCCGAGGCGGACCTGCTGCGCAAGGAGGAGTTCAGGGAGAGCGACCCCGGCCCGTCCGTCCCGCCGACCGAACTCGCCGCCCTCACCAAGGCCGACGCGCGTACCGCCGAGCAGCTGATGACGACGCCGGCCGTCACCGCCGGCGAGCACGACACCCTGGCCCGGGCCGCCCGGAGCATGGCGCACCGCGGAGTCAAGCGGCTGCCGGTCGTCGACGGCGGCGGGGTGCTGAAGGGCATCGTCAGCCGCTCCGACCTGCTCAAGGGATTCCTGCGGGACGACGAGTCCATCGCCGAGGAGGTACGGCACGAGGTCGTCGCCCGACTCTTCCCCGAGGCGGAGGACGCGATCCGGGTGGAGGTGCACGAAGGAGTCGTGCGAATCACCGGCCGCGTGCGCGACACCACGGTCGTACCCCTCGTGACATGGCTGACCCGCGCCGTGGAGGGCGTCGTGGGCGTGGACTGCGAGCTGCTGGGCCCGCCTCGGCGCCCCGTCCTCGACCCGGACCCCCTCGACGACACGGCGCTGATACGGCCTCCGGGAGTCGTCGAACCCCGCTGA
- a CDS encoding universal stress protein, which produces MELPLVVGVDGSDPSLTAVDWAVDEAARHGLPLRLIYASLWARYEGDVPSVGEERPSERVLAENIVGTAAERARRRNPEVKISAEVVPNEAADALLGESHYAFAVITGSRGRGEFAGLLLGSVGLAVAARAHGPVIVVRGDKAGLAGTHERILLGAADPAIAGEAVRFAFREAEARGCTLDAVRAWRAPAHESADQQKARASALLDAVLHDSMADHPGVRVRRDTVEGPARRVLLRRSAAADLVVIGARRRSGQFGLQLGRVGHTLLHHAACPVAVIPQPE; this is translated from the coding sequence ATGGAGCTGCCCCTGGTCGTAGGTGTCGATGGATCGGATCCGAGTCTCACCGCGGTCGACTGGGCCGTGGACGAGGCGGCCCGGCACGGTCTGCCGCTGCGCCTGATATACGCGTCCCTGTGGGCGAGGTACGAGGGCGACGTGCCGTCCGTCGGGGAGGAACGCCCGTCCGAGCGAGTCCTGGCGGAGAACATCGTCGGCACCGCCGCCGAACGCGCCCGGCGACGCAACCCCGAGGTGAAGATCTCGGCCGAGGTGGTCCCCAACGAGGCGGCGGACGCGCTCCTGGGCGAATCCCACTACGCCTTCGCCGTGATCACCGGCTCGCGCGGCCGGGGCGAGTTCGCCGGCCTGCTGCTGGGCTCGGTCGGCTTGGCCGTGGCCGCCCGCGCCCACGGACCGGTGATCGTGGTCCGCGGCGACAAGGCCGGCCTGGCGGGCACCCACGAGCGGATCCTGCTCGGCGCGGCCGACCCCGCGATCGCCGGTGAGGCCGTGAGATTCGCCTTCCGCGAGGCCGAGGCACGCGGGTGCACGCTCGATGCCGTACGAGCCTGGCGAGCCCCCGCCCACGAGTCGGCCGACCAGCAAAAAGCACGGGCGTCCGCCTTGCTGGACGCCGTTCTCCACGACTCGATGGCCGACCACCCGGGCGTGCGGGTGCGTCGCGACACGGTGGAGGGCCCGGCCCGCCGGGTGCTGCTGCGCCGGTCGGCGGCCGCGGACCTCGTCGTGATCGGTGCGCGGCGCCGGTCCGGCCAGTTCGGGCTGCAACTCGGACGCGTGGGACACACGCTCCTGCACCATGCCGCCTGCCCCGTAGCCGTCATACCCCAACCGGAGTGA
- a CDS encoding cyclic nucleotide-binding domain-containing protein has protein sequence MTSMTVSRLPRLLSAEYRGRLMTLAHEARYPSGIRLFDEGRRADHFWIIRSGAVALDMRVPGRRPVVLETLGFGDLLGWSWLFPPHTWQFGAETVGPVSAHEFDAEAVRRMCLDDPETGHAITMWVGDVVARRLQVARTRLLDLYAPYGSGSRG, from the coding sequence ATGACGAGCATGACGGTGTCCCGCCTGCCCAGGCTCCTGTCCGCCGAGTACCGCGGCAGGCTGATGACCCTGGCACACGAGGCGCGCTACCCGTCCGGCATCCGTCTGTTCGACGAGGGCAGGCGGGCCGACCACTTCTGGATCATCCGGTCCGGCGCGGTGGCCCTCGACATGAGGGTGCCCGGGCGTCGGCCGGTCGTGCTCGAGACGCTGGGATTCGGAGACCTGCTGGGCTGGTCCTGGCTGTTCCCGCCGCACACCTGGCAGTTCGGCGCGGAGACGGTGGGGCCGGTGTCCGCCCACGAGTTCGACGCCGAGGCCGTGCGCCGCATGTGCCTGGACGATCCCGAGACGGGCCACGCGATCACCATGTGGGTCGGCGACGTGGTGGCCCGCCGCCTCCAGGTCGCCCGCACCCGGCTCCTGGACCTGTACGCCCCCTACGGCAGCGGATCGCGGGGGTGA
- a CDS encoding universal stress protein, with product MTEHADGIVVGVDGSEASVAALRWAAEQARALGAGVVAVHAWEPGTAGYAPYAPVSARPTVSDQRERAAEVLASAVREAFGSHVDPGVRAVVVEGPPVRVLLRYAHGALLLALGRAGHERWETPAVGTVSRECQRHAAVPVVTVPVSEGRAPRLRAVGAPSVVRSGAA from the coding sequence ATGACCGAGCACGCCGACGGAATCGTGGTGGGCGTCGACGGGTCCGAGGCGTCCGTGGCCGCGCTGCGCTGGGCGGCGGAGCAGGCACGGGCCCTCGGGGCGGGGGTCGTCGCCGTGCACGCCTGGGAGCCGGGCACGGCCGGGTACGCGCCGTACGCGCCGGTGTCGGCCCGCCCGACGGTCTCGGACCAGCGCGAGCGGGCCGCCGAGGTCCTGGCCTCGGCCGTGCGCGAGGCCTTCGGTTCGCACGTCGACCCCGGTGTGCGTGCCGTCGTGGTGGAGGGGCCGCCCGTGCGAGTGCTTCTGCGGTACGCGCACGGCGCCCTGCTGCTGGCCCTGGGCCGCGCGGGGCACGAGCGGTGGGAGACCCCGGCGGTGGGCACGGTGAGCCGTGAGTGCCAGCGGCATGCCGCGGTGCCCGTGGTGACGGTGCCGGTCTCCGAGGGTCGCGCGCCACGCCTCAGGGCTGTCGGTGCCCCTTCCGTCGTACGGAGCGGAGCCGCGTGA
- a CDS encoding NADPH-dependent FMN reductase family protein: protein MRVLVGNQSWLDAAAQFVNESAELLGPRPVWLFSVGMPGALRGPLRRMGAREAPVILRRSVPADLPYRSHRLFSGVIRASHLPLGGRIRFRLMGSRYGDCRDWGAIDAWAVEIARELLDA from the coding sequence ATGCGTGTTCTGGTGGGCAACCAGAGCTGGCTCGACGCGGCCGCACAGTTCGTGAACGAGAGCGCGGAGCTGCTGGGTCCGCGTCCCGTGTGGCTGTTCAGCGTCGGGATGCCGGGGGCGCTGCGCGGGCCGTTGCGGCGGATGGGTGCTCGGGAGGCCCCCGTGATCCTTCGCCGAAGCGTGCCCGCGGACCTGCCGTATCGGAGCCATCGGCTCTTCTCCGGCGTCATCCGCGCGTCCCATCTGCCGCTCGGCGGCCGGATCCGGTTCCGTCTGATGGGCAGCCGCTACGGCGACTGCCGCGACTGGGGCGCCATCGACGCCTGGGCGGTCGAGATCGCCCGGGAGCTGCTGGACGCATGA
- a CDS encoding universal stress protein, whose protein sequence is MRRPVVVGLDGSNESLAAADWAAREALRRGLSLRLVHAFEGLPSAASDLPELAAPQYRAGRILREAADLLGERYPQVSLSTEQIARAAPEALVDAGADAELLVLGSRAFSGFGGFMAGSVAQATVARVARPVVLVRADQSLADEHVPDADGRPSAHTPYRPVVLGVDPVHQSEELIAFAFESARLRAAPLRVVYAWQLPYVQGAAAAKARRAVGAAAARTLASVLGRWREKFPTVEVVELAEEGSAAQRLLHATEDAGLLVVGRRVRPSRLGTHTGPVAHAAIHHARCPVAVIAHE, encoded by the coding sequence GTGCGGCGCCCTGTTGTCGTAGGACTGGACGGTTCCAACGAAAGCCTCGCCGCCGCCGACTGGGCGGCCAGGGAAGCATTGCGGCGCGGCCTGTCGCTGCGCCTCGTCCACGCGTTCGAGGGGCTGCCCTCCGCCGCGTCGGACCTGCCGGAGCTCGCGGCACCGCAGTACCGGGCGGGACGGATCCTGCGCGAGGCTGCGGACCTTCTGGGCGAGCGCTACCCCCAGGTGTCCCTCAGCACCGAGCAGATCGCCCGGGCCGCCCCGGAGGCCCTCGTCGACGCGGGCGCCGACGCCGAGCTCCTGGTGCTCGGCAGCCGGGCGTTCAGCGGATTCGGCGGGTTCATGGCCGGCTCGGTGGCGCAGGCGACCGTCGCCCGTGTGGCGCGGCCCGTCGTGCTCGTGCGCGCCGACCAGAGCCTGGCGGACGAGCATGTGCCGGACGCCGACGGCCGGCCGTCGGCGCACACCCCGTACCGGCCCGTCGTGCTCGGCGTGGACCCGGTCCATCAGTCCGAGGAACTGATCGCGTTCGCCTTCGAGAGCGCCAGGCTGCGCGCCGCCCCGCTCAGGGTGGTGTACGCCTGGCAGCTCCCGTACGTCCAGGGGGCGGCGGCCGCGAAGGCGCGCAGGGCGGTGGGGGCGGCCGCGGCCAGGACGCTGGCCTCGGTGCTCGGGCGGTGGCGGGAGAAGTTCCCCACGGTGGAGGTCGTCGAGCTGGCGGAGGAGGGCAGCGCCGCACAGCGGCTGCTGCACGCCACCGAGGACGCCGGTCTGCTGGTCGTCGGCCGCAGGGTCCGCCCGTCCAGGCTCGGCACGCACACCGGTCCGGTCGCCCACGCGGCGATCCACCACGCCAGGTGCCCGGTCGCCGTGATCGCGCACGAGTGA
- a CDS encoding 2-oxoacid:acceptor oxidoreductase family protein yields the protein MFQVRIHGRGGQGAVTAAELLSVAAFFEGRHAQAFPSFGSERTGAPVMAFCRIDDRPIRVREPVTRPDALVIQDATLLHQVNVVEGLTPGGSVLVNSPGDPDALGLTSLTGPVLTVPATAIALRHFGRPVPNVVLLGGLAALTGCVTIDSLADAVQGRFHGELGSANAAAAREAYAHIRARRRRQPTNPRGEPAHAQTD from the coding sequence ATGTTCCAGGTACGCATCCACGGCCGCGGTGGCCAGGGCGCCGTCACGGCGGCGGAGCTGCTGTCGGTGGCGGCCTTTTTCGAGGGCCGTCACGCACAGGCCTTCCCGAGCTTCGGGTCGGAGCGGACGGGGGCGCCGGTCATGGCGTTCTGCCGGATCGACGACCGTCCGATCCGGGTCCGTGAACCCGTCACCCGTCCCGACGCGCTGGTGATCCAGGACGCGACCCTGCTGCACCAGGTGAACGTCGTCGAAGGGCTCACGCCCGGCGGCTCGGTGCTGGTCAATTCGCCGGGCGACCCGGACGCTCTGGGCCTCACGTCGCTCACCGGGCCCGTCCTCACGGTCCCGGCCACCGCCATCGCCCTGCGTCACTTCGGTCGCCCGGTCCCGAACGTCGTCCTGCTCGGCGGCCTCGCCGCCCTCACCGGCTGTGTGACGATCGACTCGCTCGCCGACGCCGTACAGGGGCGTTTCCACGGCGAGTTGGGCAGCGCCAACGCGGCCGCGGCCCGGGAGGCGTACGCACACATCCGCGCCCGGCGACGCCGACAGCCCACGAACCCGCGGGGGGAGCCCGCCCATGCTCAAACAGACTGA